CACATCCATGAGGCGCGGCGCCGCGGGCACGAGGTGATCGCGGTTGGGCGCAGGAGGGCAGGGCTGGCGCTTGCCGAGCAGGCAGGGGCCGGACATACATTGGATTCATCCACGACCGAGATCGGGCAGGCGCTGCGCACCCTCACGGGCGGAGGCCCCGACCTGGTCATCGAGTGCACCGGATCTCCCGATGTCTGGAACGCGGCGCCTGAATGGGCTGCGCCTGGAGGCCGCGTCCTGCTCTTCGGCGGGCTTCCGGGCGAAAGCCGGGTGGCGTTCGATGCTACGCGCCTTCACTATGGAGAGGTGGATCTCGTCAGTGCCTTCCACTACAGCACCGCGAACGTCCGGCAGGCGCTTCATCTGCTGGCCACCGGCGCGGTGAGGCCATTTGACATGATCACCGGCGCCCGGCCCTTGGGCGCCATCGGCGAGGTCTTTGAAGACCTGGACCGCGGGGTCGGGACCAAGTACGCAGTCCTGCCCGGGGGCGAGGCGTGACGATGGGCGAGGCGTGACGATGGGCCCTCCGGCGACCGCGCTCGCCGCGGTCTTCTACGGACCCGGGGACCTGCGGCTTGAGGAGGTGGCGGTTCCACAACCCGGCCCCGGCGAGTTGCTGATCCGCATCACCGCGTGCGGGCTGTGCACCGGCGAGATCATGGACTGGTACATTGCCCGCAAGGCCCCGGTGCCCCTGGGCCACGAGCCGGTGGGCGTGGTGGTTGAGGCCGGTTCTGGAACCGCGTTTCGCCCGGGCGAGCGGGTCTTCGTGCACCACCACGCACCCTGCATGTCCTGCCGGGCCTGCCAGCGTGGGGATCACGTGCACTGTCCGGCCTGGGCAGCCCGGCGTCTGATACCCGGCGGTCTGGCGACATATGCGCTGGCCCAGGCCCCAGCGGTTGCGGCCGACACCCTGCGCCTGCCGCAGGAACTGTCCGACGATGCCGCCACCTTCGTGGAGCCGCTTGCTACGGTGGTCAAGTCCGTACGTCGCGCCAGGATCCGGGATGGCGATCGCGTTCTCGTGATAGGTATGGGCGTGATGGGTCTTCTGCACCTGTTGGCCCTGCGCGAGATCGCGGCGCCCTCGGTGCTCATCGGCGCCGACCTGCTTCCGGCGCGGGCGGCGATCGCGGCCCGGTACGCCGACGTGGTGGCCGACATCTCGTGGCAGCGCCTGGGCGATGTGGTGCGCGAGTCAACCGCCGGCGAGGGCGCGGACGTTGCGATAGTGGGCCCTGGCACGGTTGAGGCGTTGGAGGCCGGCTGCAGCAGTCTGGCAGAGGGAGGGACCCTGGTGGTCTTCGCTCCCACGCCGCCGGAGGCACGATGGCCACTGCCGGTCCACGACCTCTACTTCAAGGAGATCACGATCACGCCGGCCTACTCCGCCGGGCCGGAGGAGACGCGCGAGGCGCTGCGTTTGCTGGTGGCCGGCTTGCCGGTTGAACCCCTCGTGACGCACCGCCTCCCGCTTTCGGAAGCCGATAGAGGGTACCGTTTGCTGCGGGAGGCCGGAGAAGCCCTGAAGGTGGTGGTGCGGCCGTGAAGCCGCTGATCGCGCGCTTCGATCCTGCGCGGTTCCGCTGGAAGGGGTTTCCCTCGGTTCCCTACAAGGCCACCACGCGCGGACCGCTGGCCTGGCGCGGGGTCGAGCGGTTCGTGCTGGTGGGCGGAAAAGACGAGCCCACGGCGTTCGAACTGCGGTACTTCGAGATTGCCCCGGGCGGCCATTCGTCACTCGAGCAGCACCGCCACGCGCACGCGGTGCTCGTACTGCGCGGCCGGGGCAGAGTGCGCATCGGCAGCACGGAGCACAGGGTTGGAGCCATGGACTTCATCCTTATACCTCCTGGGACACCACACCAGTTTCGAGCAGGCAGGGAACCTTTTGGGTTCCTCTGTCCGGTGGATGCGGTACGCGATCGGCCCAGGCCTGTGCGCACGCAGATTCCTAAGGCGACGGCTACGAAGCGTGCCCCAAAGGCGCGCCCCAAGACGCCTTGCGCGGCCGGCCGCGCGCCGCTATGATTAGTAAGTACACTCGTCAACAATGCCCCCGGAGGCAGTCATGACAGATCAGGCGAGCACTGAGCAGCCCGACCAGAGCCTGCAGAGCAGGGTGGAGCGTGTGCTTGACACCATCCGGCCCTACATCCAGGGCGACGGCGGCGACATCGAGTTGGTGGGCGTAGCCGACGGCATCGTGCAGGTGCGCCTGGTGGGCGCGTGCGTTGGGTGCATGCACGCGATGATGACCCTACAGTCAGGGATCGAGCGGATGGTGAAGCAGGAGATCCCGGAGATCCGTGGGGTGGAAGCGGTTCCCTTCTAGCCGGTCTTTGGACTACTCGAACGGGCCCCCCATGGAAAGCATGCGGGGGTCTTTTCGTGCGGCGGCAGGTGAGGGACCATGACGACGGCCTGGACGCAGATTCTCAGGAAGATAGACGACTGGCGGTGGGAGCTCCCGGTCAGCTACAAGCCGGGCATGCGGGCTCCGGGTCTGATCTATGCCGACGAGCGCATGCTGCGCGCCATGGCCGAGGAGCAGGCCATCGAGCAGGTTGCCAATGTGGCCACGCTGCCGGGCATCGTTGGGAGGTCGCTCGCGATGCCCGACATCCACTGGGGCTACGGGTTCCCGGTGGGAGGCGTGGCGGCGTTTGATCTCGAGGAAGGCATCATCTCGCCCGGCGGTGTCGGTTACGACATAAACTGCCTCCCCGGAGACGCGCGGGTGCTCCACGAGTTTGGCTATCAGCAGGCGATCGCGGCCTTTCGCGACCGCTGGCCCGACGAGAGGATCAAGTGCGTCAACCCACACACCGAGGTGATGGACACAGAGATCCTGGCGTTCATCACCTCTCCCACACCGACGGCCAGGATGTTCAGGCTCCTGACCGAATCGGGTCGGGAGATTCGGGCCACCGCCGATCATCCGTTCCTGACGCCCGACGGCATGATTCCGCTGGGGGATCTCGCCCAGGGCCAGCACGTCTCGGTGTACCCGTTTGAAGGCGTTCCCTACGAGGCGCCCCCGAGTGACGTCCTGGTTACCGCAGAGGACGTTCGCCTATCCTACTCAGGTCACGCAAACGGGCTGACCCAGGTGCTCGGGGTCCTCCGGCGTAGGGGCCTCCTGCCGTTGAGGATGGATCATCCAGCGCTGCCCTATCTCATCAAGCTGATGGGGTTCACGCAGGGAGATGGCAGCCTGCAGCTTCGCAGCGGAGGAGGATCCTTGCTTGCCTGCTACGCGAAGGTTGAAGATCTCGAGACCATCCGGCAGGATGTTGCGGCCGCAGGCTTCACGCCCTCGCGCATCT
The Armatimonadota bacterium genome window above contains:
- a CDS encoding zinc-binding dehydrogenase; the protein is MTMGPPATALAAVFYGPGDLRLEEVAVPQPGPGELLIRITACGLCTGEIMDWYIARKAPVPLGHEPVGVVVEAGSGTAFRPGERVFVHHHAPCMSCRACQRGDHVHCPAWAARRLIPGGLATYALAQAPAVAADTLRLPQELSDDAATFVEPLATVVKSVRRARIRDGDRVLVIGMGVMGLLHLLALREIAAPSVLIGADLLPARAAIAARYADVVADISWQRLGDVVRESTAGEGADVAIVGPGTVEALEAGCSSLAEGGTLVVFAPTPPEARWPLPVHDLYFKEITITPAYSAGPEETREALRLLVAGLPVEPLVTHRLPLSEADRGYRLLREAGEALKVVVRP
- a CDS encoding cupin domain-containing protein; translated protein: MKPLIARFDPARFRWKGFPSVPYKATTRGPLAWRGVERFVLVGGKDEPTAFELRYFEIAPGGHSSLEQHRHAHAVLVLRGRGRVRIGSTEHRVGAMDFILIPPGTPHQFRAGREPFGFLCPVDAVRDRPRPVRTQIPKATATKRAPKARPKTPCAAGRAPL
- a CDS encoding NifU family protein, with the protein product MQSRVERVLDTIRPYIQGDGGDIELVGVADGIVQVRLVGACVGCMHAMMTLQSGIERMVKQEIPEIRGVEAVPF